The Thiohalomonas denitrificans genome contains a region encoding:
- a CDS encoding adenylyl-sulfate reductase, with protein sequence MLTTNPFSELYTLVPPPAMQSYVIVMLLLVVAGTVVDVMHKKSAKYFFQAGVKSREARTREVGGGEKASIALKTAAYDVLASGEFCNQRRRIAHLLTMYGFVLFLISTFVMVFTAADAVTSAIWPLLWYLGALMVAGGGYWFWFNIRVDVAAEGNPWYRVSRADLFVLSLLGSTTFAILWGAVQAGAGVGFWSMLFFALFIIASTVLFGSVPWSKFAHMFFKPAAAYQRHLGEADGSRQNLPPPADKPEQFGLGIKREAPRHY encoded by the coding sequence ATGCTGACCACCAACCCCTTTTCTGAGCTGTACACGCTAGTTCCACCGCCGGCCATGCAGAGCTATGTGATTGTCATGCTCCTGCTCGTCGTGGCTGGCACGGTGGTTGACGTCATGCACAAGAAAAGCGCCAAGTACTTCTTTCAGGCCGGCGTCAAGTCCCGGGAGGCGCGGACCCGTGAGGTCGGCGGTGGCGAAAAGGCGTCCATCGCGCTCAAAACTGCCGCGTATGATGTCCTGGCTTCCGGTGAATTCTGCAATCAGAGGCGAAGGATTGCCCACCTGCTGACCATGTACGGCTTTGTGCTGTTTCTCATCAGCACGTTCGTCATGGTCTTTACGGCTGCCGACGCGGTGACCTCTGCCATTTGGCCGCTACTCTGGTATCTCGGCGCCCTGATGGTTGCCGGCGGCGGGTACTGGTTCTGGTTCAATATCCGTGTGGATGTGGCTGCCGAGGGCAATCCCTGGTACCGCGTCTCCAGAGCGGACCTGTTCGTCCTCTCCCTGCTGGGGTCGACGACCTTCGCTATCCTTTGGGGTGCCGTGCAGGCCGGAGCCGGTGTCGGGTTCTGGTCCATGCTGTTCTTCGCGCTCTTTATCATTGCCAGCACGGTACTGTTCGGCAGTGTGCCCTGGTCGAAATTCGCACACATGTTCTTCAAGCCGGCCGCAGCCTATCAGCGCCACCTCGGTGAAGCCGACGGCTCCCGCCAGAACCTGCCGCCACCCGCGGACAAACCGGAACAGTTTGGTCTTGGCATCAAGCGCGAAGCGCCTCGTCACTATTAA